Proteins encoded in a region of the Mycteria americana isolate JAX WOST 10 ecotype Jacksonville Zoo and Gardens chromosome 9, USCA_MyAme_1.0, whole genome shotgun sequence genome:
- the MAIP1 gene encoding m-AAA protease-interacting protein 1, mitochondrial isoform X1 has translation MALRAAPGRGCWLARALAAPGAARVPPPPAAASALPLARVRPLRPAARFASTAGQGPEAEGPQRRVVVVRITSPFAWLRTRFYYLLIRLYFDQEFSIEEFTRGAKQAFSVVSKLLSQRKLDLLDELVSAEVLQVLKEKISLLPDNHRDALAADIDAIMYTTEGDVRIYYDDDGRKFVSILMRFWYLNGANLPDEVPGETKVFQIVFGDESTKEKRHLLTANYEFQREFTEGAKPDWTITRIEHPRLLE, from the exons ATGGCGCTGCGCGCGGCTCCGGGCCGCGGCTGCTGGCTGGCGCGCGCGCTCGCGGCGCCGGGGGCAGCccgggtcccgccgccgcccgccgccgcctcggccctgCCGCTGGCCCGGGTCCGGCCGCTCCGGCCTGCCGCGCGGTTCGCCAGCACCGCCGGGCAGGGGCCCGAGGCCGAGGGTCCGCAGCggcgggtggtggtggtgaggatcACCAGCCCCTTCGCCTGGCTCCGCACCCGCTTCTATTACCTCCTCATCCGCCTCTACTTCGACCAGGAGTTCAGCATCGAGGAGTTCACGCGGGGGGCCAAGCAG gccttttctgttgtttcaaaGCTGCTATCTCAGCGTAAACTTGACCTGCTGGATGAACTTGTGTCAGCAGAG GTACTTCAGGTGCTGAAGGAAAAGATTTCTTTGCTCCCTGACAACCACAGGGATGCTTTAGCAGCTGACATTGATGCAATCATGTACACGACAGAAGGAGATGTTCGCATTTACTATGATGATGATG GAAGGAAGTTTGTTAGTATTCTGATGCGTTTCTGGTATCTGAATGGTGCTAACCTACCTGATGAAGTACCAGGTGAAACCAAAGTTTTCCAGATCGTGTTTGGAGatgaaagcacaaaagaaaaaagacatctTTTAACAGCAAACTATGA GTTCCAGAGGGAATTTACAGAAGGAGCAAAACCAGACTGGACAATTACACGGATTGAGCATCCAAGGCTATTAGAATAA
- the MAIP1 gene encoding m-AAA protease-interacting protein 1, mitochondrial isoform X2 encodes MALRAAPGRGCWLARALAAPGAARVPPPPAAASALPLARVRPLRPAARFASTAGQGPEAEGPQRRVVVVRITSPFAWLRTRFYYLLIRLYFDQEFSIEEFTRGAKQAFSVVSKLLSQRKLDLLDELVSAEVLQVLKEKISLLPDNHRDALAADIDAIMYTTEGDVRIYYDDDVWELKAFTHSPVQNLVPEGIYRRSKTRLDNYTD; translated from the exons ATGGCGCTGCGCGCGGCTCCGGGCCGCGGCTGCTGGCTGGCGCGCGCGCTCGCGGCGCCGGGGGCAGCccgggtcccgccgccgcccgccgccgcctcggccctgCCGCTGGCCCGGGTCCGGCCGCTCCGGCCTGCCGCGCGGTTCGCCAGCACCGCCGGGCAGGGGCCCGAGGCCGAGGGTCCGCAGCggcgggtggtggtggtgaggatcACCAGCCCCTTCGCCTGGCTCCGCACCCGCTTCTATTACCTCCTCATCCGCCTCTACTTCGACCAGGAGTTCAGCATCGAGGAGTTCACGCGGGGGGCCAAGCAG gccttttctgttgtttcaaaGCTGCTATCTCAGCGTAAACTTGACCTGCTGGATGAACTTGTGTCAGCAGAG GTACTTCAGGTGCTGAAGGAAAAGATTTCTTTGCTCCCTGACAACCACAGGGATGCTTTAGCAGCTGACATTGATGCAATCATGTACACGACAGAAGGAGATGTTCGCATTTACTATGATGATGATG TTTGGGAACTGAAAGCATTCACACATTCACCAGTGCAGAACTTG GTTCCAGAGGGAATTTACAGAAGGAGCAAAACCAGACTGGACAATTACACGGATTGA